The nucleotide window GGTCCATTTCTTCCTCGACGATATCGCGCCTGACATATTTACCTGGACACCGTTTCATGGGGTATTGGGACCGCAGACACTGCCGCGATAACCGGCACTTGGCTCGACGGAGCTGGGCCACGATACTCGTGACGGGGCTGCTCCTGACGGTGACACCGGCCTGGGGCCATTCGTTTCCCGACCACTCGGAGCCTCGCGTGGGCTGGGCGGTGGACACGCCCCCGGCTCAGGTCAGGATCTGGTTTGACGTCCCCATTGAGCCGATCTTCAGCACCATCAAGGTCGTCGATGCCAACGGGCAGCAGGTGGATAAACAGGACGGGCGCGTGAACCCGTTGGACCATACAGTCCTGGAGGTGAACCTCCCGACACTGCCACCGGGACGATATCGGGTATTCTGGAACGTGATCTCTATCGATACGCACCGTACCGAAGGCGACTATCCGTTCACCGTCAGGCCGAAGCCATGATCGATCTGCAGCTCCTTCTGCCGATCATCGTCCGCTACCTGGGGTTTGTCAGCCTCACGATGCTGGTTGGCGGCTTCGGCTTTGTGTGTCTGATCCTTCCGCCCGGCCTGTTGTCACGCGAGGGCTACCAGATCCTGGATCGACACCTTGGACGGGTACAGGCCGGCTCGATTCTGATTGTATTGCTTACGAGCATCGTGGATCTGGTGTTAAGAACGCTAGCGATGAGCGGCGGAGGCCTCGGCACATTAGGCGCCGCCCTTCCGATGGTCCTCCGGCACACCCACTTCGGAACCGTGTTGATCATCAGGACTCTCCTGCTGGCGCTGCTGGCCGCGGCTTGGTGGCTCCGCTTGCAGGGGGCATCTGCTCCCTCTCGATTCGCCTGGATCGCCGCCATCCCCCGCGTGGGACTGCCTGGTATAACTTGGTGGCTCAGGCTGCTGGGAACGACCGCAAGTCCACAGTTCGCGTGGATCTCCTTCGTTGGCGCCTGCTTCGTCGCCCTCACCACAACCCTCTCAGGCCATGCGACCGGCTGGGGTGATGTCACTATTCCCGTTCTGGTCGACTGGGTCCACCTTATCGCCATCTCGATCTGGATCGGCGGGCTGTTCACCTTCGGGTTCGTCCTCAAGCGTTCCCTAGCCGCGCCGGGCATGGAGGAGATGGTGCGCACGCTCTCGTCGATCGCCAGGCTCTTCTCGAGGATAGCGGCCGGCTGTGTCGTCGTCTTTCTGGTGACCGGGCTCTACAGCTCCTGGGTACAGGTAGGTTCCCTCTCGTCCCTGGTCGCCAGCCCATATGGATGGACCCTTCTGGTAAAGCTGGCGGTCGTGGCGCTCATCCTGATGATCGCAGCGGTCAACCGGTTCTACTTTCTCACCCGGTTTGGACCAACGGCGACCACGTACAGCCACCCGGTCTTCAGGACAACGCGGAGGGCTGGCGGCAGCCCGCGAGCAGCCTACGATACTGAAGATACGCATCGGATTCAATACCGGTTCGCCCGGTTTGTCCGACTGGAGTGGGTCATGGTGATGGTTACCCTGGCCTGTTCGGCGCTTCTCACGCAACTGATGCCGGCCCGCCATATGCGTCATCTCGAACATCTCAAGTCCTCTGAGCATCACAGCGGTCATTTGCCGACGGATACCGCGCCGACGGCGATGCCGCCATCAACGCAAAGGTAGGCGAGTGCGATGACAGTCGACCGTCTCCGCGTACAACGCATCAAAGCACTGGCTATTGTCCTGGTCCTGTCGCTGGTTGCGTTCGAAACGGCGCGATACTCGGCACACCATCTCAGTCATCTCAACCAACCGATTCGATGCGCAGTGGCGACGGCCTCTGCGCATCTGGCCGGCATCGCCGTCACGTCCGCAGCCGTCGAGCAACCTGCGCTACTTTATGAAATCATCTCAGAAGCCCGATCAATCAATCCCTCTACCCCCTGCTTCGGTCCCGCCACAGGACGCGCTCCTCCTCCTTTCACTGCCTAAGCCCCACGCGAATGTTCACAAAATGGCATCAGGCAGTCAGCACGTAGCCGTAGGTCGGGTTAGCGCAGCGTAACCCGACAACTCGGCCACGGCGAAGGAAGTATCAGCGGCTGACCGCTGCATGCTGATCACTTGTACAGAATTACATTGACGAGTCATTTATTAGGAGGAGTGACCGCTATGAATAAGTATTTATTGCGCGTCGATGAAGCGGCGATGCTGCTGAGCGTCAGCCGATGGACCATTTATCGCTGGGTGCAGGAAGGCCGATTGGATGCGACCAAAATCGGAAAAGGCAGTCTCCGCATCTTTCAGACCTCTGTCGCCGGGCTGATCGAACAGAACCGGACCTGGGATGCCACACCCGGCGAAGACCGGTTGAACGTATCAGCCGCCAGACCGTCAGCGGGTGGAACGAGAGAGCTTCCCATGGCATCCGCGTAAGAGTCGATAGACATCTCTGTCCGATAGAGGTTACATTGGTAATATACCCTGTAGCCGAGTCCTCTTACATCGCCCCGGCGGAGCTGATTCATAACTGTAATGAGTGCCACAAGACATTTAGACATTAACGACACCGGCGCATCTCCGGGTGAGTCGGCGATGAAGCACGTGTTCGGCCCGGTCCCGTCGAGACGCCTGGGGCAGTCCCTCGGCATCGACCCGATCCCGTTCAAGACCTGCAATTGGAACTGTGTCTACTGCCAGCTCGGGCGCAGCACACCGATGACCAACGAACGGCGCGACTACGTTCCGCGAGAGGAAATTATCGCCGAGGTCAAAGACGCCCTCGCCGCTCATCGACCGGGCGAGATCGACTGGATCACGTTTGTGGGATCCGGAGAGCCGACGCTTCACGCCGGCCTGGGCATGATGATCAGGCACGTCAAAACCCTGACGGAGATCCCGGTTGCGGTGATCACAAACGGCTCGCTGCTGTATCGTCACGACGTCAGAGAAGAGCTTACGGCAGCCGATGCGGTGCTTCCCACCCTTGATGCGGGAACCGAATCCCTGTATCGTAGAATTAATCGCCCCTGGCCGGATCTGACCTTTGAACGTCTGGTCGACGGATTGATCGCCTTCCGGCAAAGGTTTTCCGGTAAACTGTGGATTGAGGTGATGTTGATCAAGGGCGTCAATGATACCGAGATGGCCTTGACAGACCTTGCGGCTGTCCTCCGTCGCATCGGGCCGGATGAGGTCCATATCAATCTGCCGATCCGCCCCCCGGCCGAATCGTGGGTGGCGCCGCCTGATCGGGAAGGGTTGGCTCGGGCCTCCGCCCTGCTGGGAGAGATCGCCCACGTGTTGATTCCCGCTGAGGGGGCGTTTGACCTGTCCGGCCATGACAATGTGGTCGATGCCGTTGTCGGCGTCATCATTCGGCATCCGATACCGGAAGACGATCTTATCAAGACGTTGGATCGCTGGACGCGCGGACAGGTCGAACGGGCGCTCGCCGACCTGGCTGCCGGCGGTCGAGCTCAGGTCGTAACCCGCTATGGCAAGCGGTTCTGGAGCTATGTCGGAGCTCGCTATGCGTAAGTACACGGACGTCCGGGCAGAACTAGTGATGCCCTCGATGTTCCCATGACGCTCCTATGGATTCTGACCTTTGCCGTATTGGGAAGCGTGGCAGGGGTTGCCGGTGCGGCGACGGTGCTGCTCTTTTCCGAAAAGACACTCGCCGCGCTGATTCCATACCTCGTCAGTTATGCCACCGGCACACTGCTCAGCGCGGCATTGCTCGGCTTGCTGCCCCACACCCTCGAACATCAGCCTGCGGAGATGATACTCGCGACCGTCCTCGCCGGTCTGTGCCTGTTCTTTGTGCTGGAGCGGATCGTCATCTGGCGGCATTGCCACGTCGTCGGACATTGTGACGTGCACAAGACATCCGGTTATATGATTCTGGTCGGAGACGCGCTGCACAATTTCGTGGACGGCGTCATGTTGGCTGCGGCATT belongs to Candidatus Methylomirabilis lanthanidiphila and includes:
- a CDS encoding Copper resistance protein CopC; this translates as MGYWDRRHCRDNRHLARRSWATILVTGLLLTVTPAWGHSFPDHSEPRVGWAVDTPPAQVRIWFDVPIEPIFSTIKVVDANGQQVDKQDGRVNPLDHTVLEVNLPTLPPGRYRVFWNVISIDTHRTEGDYPFTVRPKP
- a CDS encoding membrane protein gives rise to the protein MIDLQLLLPIIVRYLGFVSLTMLVGGFGFVCLILPPGLLSREGYQILDRHLGRVQAGSILIVLLTSIVDLVLRTLAMSGGGLGTLGAALPMVLRHTHFGTVLIIRTLLLALLAAAWWLRLQGASAPSRFAWIAAIPRVGLPGITWWLRLLGTTASPQFAWISFVGACFVALTTTLSGHATGWGDVTIPVLVDWVHLIAISIWIGGLFTFGFVLKRSLAAPGMEEMVRTLSSIARLFSRIAAGCVVVFLVTGLYSSWVQVGSLSSLVASPYGWTLLVKLAVVALILMIAAVNRFYFLTRFGPTATTYSHPVFRTTRRAGGSPRAAYDTEDTHRIQYRFARFVRLEWVMVMVTLACSALLTQLMPARHMRHLEHLKSSEHHSGHLPTDTAPTAMPPSTQR
- a CDS encoding Helix-turn-helix domain protein, yielding MNKYLLRVDEAAMLLSVSRWTIYRWVQEGRLDATKIGKGSLRIFQTSVAGLIEQNRTWDATPGEDRLNVSAARPSAGGTRELPMASA
- a CDS encoding radical SAM protein, with protein sequence MKHVFGPVPSRRLGQSLGIDPIPFKTCNWNCVYCQLGRSTPMTNERRDYVPREEIIAEVKDALAAHRPGEIDWITFVGSGEPTLHAGLGMMIRHVKTLTEIPVAVITNGSLLYRHDVREELTAADAVLPTLDAGTESLYRRINRPWPDLTFERLVDGLIAFRQRFSGKLWIEVMLIKGVNDTEMALTDLAAVLRRIGPDEVHINLPIRPPAESWVAPPDREGLARASALLGEIAHVLIPAEGAFDLSGHDNVVDAVVGVIIRHPIPEDDLIKTLDRWTRGQVERALADLAAGGRAQVVTRYGKRFWSYVGARYA
- a CDS encoding Zinc/iron permease is translated as MTLLWILTFAVLGSVAGVAGAATVLLFSEKTLAALIPYLVSYATGTLLSAALLGLLPHTLEHQPAEMILATVLAGLCLFFVLERIVIWRHCHVVGHCDVHKTSGYMILVGDALHNFVDGVMLAAAFLSSVPLGIAAGLAVIAHELPQEVGDFAILLDSGLKRKQALLLNLLSSVPTLPGALLGYFALSQTAESVPYVLAIAAASFLYIGLADLVPGLQGHIGPETGWKQFLLMLTGVGTILLIRRLHG